From Dreissena polymorpha isolate Duluth1 chromosome 15, UMN_Dpol_1.0, whole genome shotgun sequence, a single genomic window includes:
- the LOC127860637 gene encoding uncharacterized protein LOC127860637: MTANCASLASEILHTLNKLTKLYLWGTYTGRYDLRLPASLQCISIGEGECSSEWLCSLLITLFSLNHPVKCELCDVVLQLSEDINGDEAHTHISDLRSQILSQDLSNIEILVENGSKELFELLRDTSIGILHLMTANCASLASEILHTLNKLTKLYLLGTYTGRYDLRLPASLQCISIGEGECSSEWLCSLLITLSSLNHPVKCELWDVVLQLSEDIRGDKAHTHISDLRSQILSHDLSNVEIFVNNCSKELFELLRDTSIGILHLMTANCASLASEIFHTLNKLTELYLRGTYTGWCDLKLPASLQCISLVQGGCSYEWLCSLLITLSSLDHPVKCELWDVVLQSSEGTSADESHTKISDLRSEILSLNMSNIEIFVEHGSVELFEILRGTSIGILNLKTADCTSLA, from the exons ATGACGGCtaattgtgcctcattagcatccgagattcttcacacgctgaatAAGCTAACTAAGCTTTATTTGTGGGGAACCTATACGGGTAGATATGATCTGAGACTGCCTGCGTCATTGCAATGTATTAGTATCGGGGAAGGCgagtgttcatctgagtggctgtgcagcttgttgatcacgctcttttcattaaatcatcctgtcaagtgtgagctgtgtgatgttgtattgcagttaagtgaagacatcaatggagacgaagcgcatacacatatTTCGGACTTGCGATCTCAAATACTGTCACAAGACCTGTCCAACATTGAGATATTAGTGGAAaatggcagtaaggaactgtttgaactattacgtgatactaGTATAGGGATCCTTCACCTGATGACGGCtaattgtgcctcattagcatccgagattcttcacacgctgaatAAGCTAACTAAGCTTTATTTGTTGGGAACCTATACGGGTAGATATGATCTGAGACTGCCTGCGTCATTGCAATGTATTAGTATCGGGGAAGGCgagtgttcatctgagtggctgtgcagcttgttgatcacgctctcttcattaaatcatcctgtcaagtgtgagctgtgggatgttgtattgcag ttaagtgaagacatccgtggagacaaagcgcatacacatatatcggacttgcgatctcaaatactgtcacatgacctgtCCAATGTTGAGATATTCGTGAATAATtgcagtaaggaactgtttgaactattacgtgatactaGTATTGGGATCCTTCATCTGATGACGGCtaattgtgcctcattagcatccgagatttTTCACACGCTGAATAAGCTAACTGAGCTTTATTTGCGGGGCACCTATACGGGTTGGTGTGATCTCAAGCTGCCTGCGTCATTGCAGTGTATAAGTCTCGTGCAAGGCGGATGTTCAtatgagtggctgtgcagcttgttgatcacactttcttcattagatcatcctgttaagtgtgagctgtgggatgttgtattgcagtcaaGTGAAGGAACCAGTGCAGACGAATCACATACAAAgatatcggacttgcgatctgaaatacTGTCTCTTAACATGTCCAATATTGAGATATTTGTGGAACATGGGAGTgtggaactgtttgaaatattacgtggTACAAGTATCGGGATCCTAAACCTGAAAACGGCTGATTGTACCTCATTAGCATAA